One Takifugu rubripes chromosome 2, fTakRub1.2, whole genome shotgun sequence genomic region harbors:
- the LOC101069813 gene encoding transmembrane protein 151B-like has translation MSPPASAATASETSTATTTVFEEESREEQRPLKQSLSKSLCRESFWKCLLLSVLMYGCMGAMVWCHVTEVTRLTFDSAFKGKSMMYHDSPCSDGYIYIPLALLGMLYLVYLVECWHCHVKNELQHKVDVEGIYERIQRMQQAKPCIWWKAISYHYVRRTRQVTRYRNGDAYTSTQVYHERVNTHVAEAEFDYSHCGVKDVSKQLLGLEKCALTKMRFTKCFSFANVESENSYLTQRARFFTDNEGLDDYMEAREGMHLKNIDLKEYVMVLCDPDHHPWYLSHYVFWFASFLTFSWPLRVFTEYHTAYVHYRVEKLFGNDYVPVTPCDDRPYWRRIPRVNTIDSTELEWHIRSNQQLVPSYSEAGLIDLAQRPSNFSGIRQNCERCHRAISCSSVFSRSAVSICTGASSRIPFSSSRFSLARRYGSQRSCFWRSGSLDDQESPSENTRCLSERLNTDDEGPPDYEDALCYPVLIVHCSENCHNHRSFHRNGSCVETSL, from the coding sequence CAACGGCCCCTCAAGCAGTCGCTGAGCAAGTCGCTCTGCCGAGAGAGTTTCTGGAAATGCCTGCTGCTCTCCGTCCTCATGTACGGCTGCATGGGCGCGATGGTGTGGTGTCACGTGACCGAGGTGACCCGTCTCACCTTTGACAGCGCCTTTAAGGGGAAATCCATGATGTACCACGACAGCCCCTGCTCCGACGGCTACATCTACATCCCCCTGGCCCTGCTGGGCATGCTCTATTTAGTCTACCTGGTGGAGTGCTGGCACTGTCATGTGAAAAACGAGCTGCAGCACAAAGTAGACGTGGAGGGAATCTACGAGCGCATCCAAAGAATGCAGCAGGCTAAGCCCTGCATCTGGTGGAAGGCCATCAGTTACCACTACGTGCGGCGGACGCGGCAGGTCACGCGCTACCGCAACGGAGACGCTTACACCAGCACTCAGGTATACCACGAACGGGTCAACACTCACGTGGCCGAAGCTGAATTTGATTACAGCCACTGTGGCGTGAAAGACGTCTCCAAACAGCTACTGGGGCTGGAGAAGTGTGCGCTCACAAAGATGCGCTTCACCAAGTGCTTTAGCTTTGCTAACGTGGAGTCTGAGAATTCCTACCTGACGCAGAGAGCGAGGTTTTTCACTGACAACGAGGGCCTGGACGACTACATGGAGGCCCGGGAAGGCATGCACCTGAAAAACATCGACCTCAAGGAGTATGTGATGGTCCTGTGCGATCCGGACCACCACCCCTGGTATCTGTCCCACTACGTCTTCTGGTTCGCCTCGTTCCTCactttctcctggcctctcagagTCTTCACCGAGTACCACACGGCTTACGTCCACTATCGAGTCGAGAAGCTCTTCGGGAACGATTACGTCCCCGTGACGCCCTGTGACGATCGACCTTACTGGCGCCGGATCCCTCGAGTCAACACCATCGACAGCACGGAACTGGAATGGCACATCCGGTCCAACCAGCAGCTGGTGCCCAGCTACTCCGAGGCCGGCCTGATAGACCTGGCCCAGCGCCCCTCCAATTTCAGCGGGATACGTCAGAACTGCGAGCGCTGCCACCGAGCCATCAGCTGCTCCTCGGTATTCTCCAGGAGCGCCGTGAGCATCTGTACCGGCGCCAGCTCCCGCATCCCCTTCAGCAGTAGTCGCTTCTCCTTAGCGCGACGCTACGGCTCCCAGCgcagctgcttctggaggagcGGCAGCTTGGACGACCAGGAGAGTCCCAGTGAGAACACCCGCTGCCTGTCAGAGCGCCTCAACACAGACGACGAAGGACCCCCGGACTATGAGGACGCCCTTTGCTACCCGGTGCTGATCGTCCACTGCAGCGAGAACTGCCACAACCACAGGTCGTTCCACAGGAACGGCTCTTGTGTGGAGACTTCCTTATGA